A window of Quercus robur chromosome 12, dhQueRobu3.1, whole genome shotgun sequence genomic DNA:
tGATTCATAACCGCAGAAATTTTTTGtaacaaataataattgattatGGTATCAAAGAAAGTGGAAATTTAGGCCTTAATTCCAAGTTAAAAACATTCAGCTCTTTCTTCATCCATTAGTGCATATCACAGTTCTAGTCCATCATTACTTTATATATACAGGTATAGTAGCTACTCTAATTGTTTAGTTACTCACCCCATAATTCATAATTCATAATTCACACCACAGGTTGAGAATTTAGGCATCAGTGGATTATTGGGCCCAAGGAGACACCATGCTTCTTGTCATTGTCATACCACAAGGGAAGGAACTAGTGGTTTCATGGTTCAAAAACTGAAACatgatttgataaaaaaaatctatgatgGGGTGTACCAAGTCAATGTAGAGAACATAGGCCATGTCATCTATAATGTTGCACCACGAGTTGATTCATTAAGTAGAGAATCGTACAACTTGGCAGTCGCATGCTCTAATGAGTTTGTGATGaagaatattttttgtttcaatccAAACTGCAACCAAGTTTTCTATGTAATGGAGCACTACgaacaaaatttcaaacaatgGTTGCAAGAGAATTATCTCTCTGATCAACAAGGCAAAAATCTGAATCCAGAATTTCTTCAAATTCTTAGgtaatatatatttgatttctatTGTCTTCATCAAAACCAATTTTTAGATTGTCACTCTTTTCTTGGCTATGTGATAGGGATGTTTTAAGGGGCATTGGTTATCTCCATCGTGTGAAAAATAGATGTCATGGCAAGTTAAGTGAGACAAATATTGTGATCGTGAATGGTCGGGCCAAGATTACAGGATGATTATTCAGATTATAAGCACTTGGCGACCATTGTTCAAAGATCCTTCAAAACCGAGCAACATGACATTCCAACAGAACTTAAGTTGTTTCTTACCTACATCTCAAAGACAGAACCCAGCCAGTATGCAAGTAAACTttacacacacacgcacattaatatttattgtaaaatatctCACTTAAGCTTCTTTTTATTCTTGTCCAGGTTGCTCAATATTGAAAATCATCCAATTTTTCTATCCCCTTTACAAAGATTGAGCTACAGGGTGATTGCTCATACTTTCTTGTATTTTGGAAAGTCGAAAAGGTCCTTTGCGTTGGCACTAAATAAAAACCTTGGTAAATGTGAATGGAAGCTCAATGTCAGAACTACTGGTACATTTGTTATGGTGCTTGATCGTTATAATCACCTGGGAAATTTGTcagaaaaacaaaggaaaatcgTTGAATATAAAGAGTCTGCCATATCTTTTATGAGGTTTTGCAGAAATGTTGTGGCGCACCTTAAGGACGATAATGTTAAACGAGATGTAAGTTCATAAACACTTTCACaaacaaaattcattaaaagaattaaatatttttgtttgaggaattttttttctttggtgatATAGCCAGGGCGGCGTAAGAAATTGACTGTGAAAGAAGTCGAGGAAGAGCTTAATGGATACTGGCCTGAGTTCATGCCCATTTTGCATGAAATCCTTCTTGAACATGGCCACCTTATGGTTGCACACGATGCGTATGCGGTTGATCAAACTCagtttaataaattgttttttttttcccttctggGCCTGTGGCTTGTCAACTCagtttaataaattgttttttttcccttctggGCCTGTTGCTTGTCAACTATGTGGCTAACTTGTATTCATGGTCTTTTTGTAGGGTTCTCAAGTGAAACCATTGGGCTGTCTCGCACAAAAGGATATGATACAggttaggtttttttatttattttttaatttttaatttttaatttttatatggcTAACTTGTATTCATGGTCCTTTGATTATTACCACTACAAGTTCTTTCGTTTATTTTTCAGAATACAGTTACCGGGGATGCAAATCTTAACATATCAATCAGCCATTGTGAAAAAAATACAGTTACCGACCGGGGGGATGCAGTACTTGTAGAATATTGCTAAcatataatttgataaaaaatatatatatatatatatgtgtgtgtaaatatattcattaaaaaaatccaaaaaagagaaTTTGTATAAAAGATGCAAGGCATCACTAAGGTGAGTGATCCAGTGATAAAGACTTACTCCAGTATATAAGGTTTGAATGAGGTTAATGTCTTGAGTTTGAATCCTCTAATTTTAGTCACAATGCGCCCTCCAACGACCCTATAGAATTTGTTTAGTAACaagttgttatatatatattcttataaagagtaatgttactgtcacaaactattttataatatattttacaaaatgttaaTGTGGCTAATCtcttattagtttttatctaggcccactattaatatcacttttttatttaccaataatcattcaCCACATTAATTAGTAGTTCGtagaattttttgtaaaatagtttgtatttctagcattattcttcttataaaaagagtaatgttatagtcacaaactattttacaacatttttacaaaatgttgatatggctaacattttattagttttcatctaaatccactattaatatcactttttcatttatcaataatcactcaccacattaacagtttgtaaaaatttttgtaaaatagtttgtatctctaacattattcttcttgtaaaaaaagtaatgttatagccacaaactatttcacaacatttttataaaatgttgatgtggctaaTCTCTTATAGGTTTTTATCTAGGCTTACTATTAATATCGtcttttcatttaccaataatcattcaTTACATTAAAGACAGAAGCAATGTAattaatataaacaaatcaacttaaatttaaccataatttatttttagtttctgagttgttttattttaataaaaacaatgaGTTCTTATTGATTTAGACTAGCTAGCACGTAACAAAAGCaatttatatatctataaaGAAAAGATGCaatgtaattaaaatttttaaaaatatatcaaatgtaatttaatgtgaattgcagaattctaatgatgagtttgtttttttttaataatttttttaaaaagatgcAATGTTTAATTAAtgatggatatatatatatatatatgtgtgtgtatataattataattataatgtaAATAATGAATTCTACTTTAAAGAGTTTTAAGCgacatgtaaaaaaaataacaaaaataataatgtgaaaaaatgtagacttcaaaaaatttatgtgaCAATAAAAGTAAGAATCAACCAAGAATTTCGTGATGAAACTCAAATGTCATCCAACAAGCCATTCATGTTCTTTATGAAGTTAGGCTTGGCCAAGGGTTCATGGGCTCCCTTCTTTATTTGGGACGAGGATGGACTTGCTGGCTTGCCCTAAGGGGCTTTGTGGAGATGTGATGTAGTTGGTCAATCATCCCTGAATAGATGTATTGGTTTGTATCACTTTTGCATATTGtagattgtttttgtttttgcaattaaaaaaagagttacatatacaaattattttacaatatttttacaaaattttgttgtgatcaacattttattggttttcatctaagtccatcattaatatcactttttcatttaccaatagtGAGTCATAGTTACCCCAACCTCACTAGGCCATCAATGAGTACTAAGTCAGCATTTTATACAAATAATCCATGTACGATTCCCATTGCGTGAGTCAAACCTATAACCTAATCCTTGCAAACCACATGGGTGTAAACTTAGTGACTATTGAACCGCTACCCTTGGTGGTCATGCTGCAAGTTAAATTGAGTTGTATAGAGTTAGAAAACCTTTATACTTTAAGATGGTTTAGCATTTGATACAAATTTATTTCGCTTTTTCCTTCTAATTGTATTTGGTTAAAAGTTAATTAAATAGTTGTACTTAGAAAAAGTAAtactttaaaaagttgtacattagtaaataaacaaaaaactaaatgaaaaagttgattttCACGATATATGGGACAATCAACGTAGATTAAAAAGCTATAATTAGAAAAGATCCAAATTTCACAGCAAATAAAAATGTACTTAAGGAGACAAACAATGCAAATGAACATAGCATACAAGAGCATAAAATTATGAGATTGTTGACTTTAATCACCTTAGAGCAttcaaatcaatttcaaaaaattggtCTAAGGTTAAAAATATGGttaaaaacccacaaaaccccCCACGCATCAGACTCAATAAACTAACCAAAAAATTTTAGCAATCACTGTTGATCGCCACTTGTAGCGAGATAGTCTTCTcgctagtctttttttttttttttttttttttttttttttttttttttaattctcaaaattctctctctctctctctctctctctctctctctctcgtggtAGTCGAAGTTATCATGAACTGCAAAGCTTGGATTTGGTAGTCGTTGTTGGTCAGTGGTGGCGGATTTGGAtgtctaaaatttattttgtgttgataTTTTCGTTGATTTGGGCGGCGGTGCGAGGTTTCTGttgatttttgtttggatttatGCTGTGGGTGTAGTGGTTGCTGGGAttgtcttaaattttttttatttatttgcacGGTGCTTGTGGTAGTTTTTGACAGTGGTGGCTATTGTTTTTGTGCCTCTACATATAAAGCTGATAGCTGATATGAGAATTAAACTAAAGAAGTAGAAATAGTTTGATAAACTAAGATCAGTGATAAGGGCATTTTTGCCCAGAGCAGTTTTCCTCATCCGTCTGGATGAATGAACCTCGCTCGAGATTCGTCAGGATAACACACAATTAAATTTACCTGTATATTTGGCTTGTACACGAGGCATATACAAGTTAATATCGTCAAATATACTTGTTTGGACTTGCTTAGTACTCTAACATATTTCTCCACATTTACATTTACTTGTATATGCCTCCTGGTTCAAATTACGTATGCATGAGAATACTCTCTCATTAACTTGTTATTTATATATTGCTACAAATCTTCTTATGATATTGCTTGCCGCATCTATTGGCATAAATTTAATGCCAAAAATATTAACTTGGACATTGACAAATTTATATTCATTTAATCTTGataaatatgtttgtttaaccTTACTAAATCTACTTCCTTTATTTCATATATGCCTCATAACCTAACATATCTCCTCTCATTTACTTCatggtttaaaattatttacacgcaaaattattattttcatcaattcattatttttatcaatcgttatatcattttttttactagtaGAAAAAGCAACCATAGCAGCCAGTGGGTGTACCATTGGAGTGGATATCGAACTTGACTATCCAAAAAGAATCTGAGTCTAGCCATTGGCTTATGAAAACACGACACATGTCACTGCCACAAACATCAAGAATACTTGAATTACTTTAAATGAGCTTGAAGAAGAAATGGTTAGACGTAATTTTAAATTGGATCGACATTTAGAACAAAATTAGAGTGTGTAAAATTTAATTGATCGAAGCGACACTTGACATAAAATTACACAATcaaaatctaatttaaattGTTTATGTATGGTCCACGAATCAAAGCCCGGCCCAAGATCATGGCCCATTTAAGTCAAACCCACCCAAGCTGTACCGAACACTACTAAAAGGCACGAACCGACCATTAGCTATACTGAACAACGATGAAAGGCCCGAACAGAGCTTAGCCCGAATCGATCACCACAAGATATTGTCAAAGGCATGATATAATGCCTTGGGGAAATCCATCTGCCGAACACGAATTTGGAGGCTAGCGCAAGTTCCAACGGTGTCATTTCAAGAATATTGAGTGGGCCCCATATGCCTGGGCCAAGGGAGCCCTCATGAATGCTAACCCACTCAAGGCTAGGTATATAAAGGGAAAGAGACTAGGAGGAAAAGGTTGGAAAATTTAGGGGAGAGAGATACGAGCATGGTGAGGAAAAAGCCTTCCTAGGAAGAAAGAGATTCAGCTTGGATTTTCTTGGGAAAGAGGGGATCATTCACAAAGCAAGGATAAAAGAGAGTAACTTCAATCTATTCATCCCAGTGGCAGCATTGCCAACTCTTGGGCCTCCCATTGTTGGATATTCTTGATCCATTCTACAAATAAATTGGAGGATATAGCCTGGAAGCCTTCGTCTCTTGGGCCGAAGCACCACAGTTTAGTATAGTTCTACTTAAATATAttgtataaattaattgtaTGGTAAAATCATGTAcatataatttgattaatttcatTAGGATTTATTGggaaaattttagcaaaaatatttGTATGTCATAAACATAATATTCTAAGGATTgataattcaaatttgaaaatcaagacTATGTGGGCAATTGCATAAAAATCCAAGGGTGAGATTTGTAATAACCTTATATGTATTTTGTATGAATCACAAAATGGTTTGTTGAGATTAAGCCAAGTGAGGGACTCTACATACTTCACAATTCAAATGATCAtccacatatatttttattataattacatGATTCATTTAATCATTGAAATTAAGTCTAATGACTATATTTAGTTGTTATAATAAGCGAGGAGAAATACTTGAACATTCTCGTAAAGGAAACCAAATAATACtattaaattactaaaaaaaattaccaaactcTTGACAATATgtcatataattaaaatacaCCTATATCATTAGTTGAATTGTCAATTTGTTGAAATAAATTCTCTATCATCATACTTGATGAATTTGAATTAGGAAAAGATTTGGCTCCAAATATGTTTGGAGTCTTGGGCTCTAATCACCAATGGAAAGATGTCATGTGTCTTGTCATATGCATTGCATATG
This region includes:
- the LOC126710552 gene encoding uncharacterized protein LOC126710552 isoform X1; translated protein: MVGPRLQDDYSDYKHLATIVQRSFKTEQHDIPTELKLFLTYISKTEPSQYASKLYTHTHINIYCKISHLSFFLFLSRLLNIENHPIFLSPLQRLSYRVIAHTFLYFGKSKRSFALALNKNLGKCEWKLNVRTTGTFVMVLDRYNHLGNLSEKQRKIVEYKESAISFMRFCRNVVAHLKDDNVKRDPGRRKKLTVKEVEEELNGYWPEFMPILHEILLEHGHLMVAHDAVLK
- the LOC126710552 gene encoding uncharacterized protein LOC126710552 isoform X2 — encoded protein: MVGPRLQDDYSDYKHLATIVQRSFKTEQHDIPTELKLFLTYISKTEPSQLLNIENHPIFLSPLQRLSYRVIAHTFLYFGKSKRSFALALNKNLGKCEWKLNVRTTGTFVMVLDRYNHLGNLSEKQRKIVEYKESAISFMRFCRNVVAHLKDDNVKRDPGRRKKLTVKEVEEELNGYWPEFMPILHEILLEHGHLMVAHDAVLK